One segment of Streptomyces bathyalis DNA contains the following:
- a CDS encoding response regulator, which translates to MIRVMIVDDDALVRLGLTDLLHGDDGIEVAAQASDGVHAVELARAHRVDVALVDVRMPRMDGIAATTRLRALPHPPKVITLTTFDLDEYVYNALAAGADAFLLKDTDPAEILRAVHLVAAGSAMLHPAAARRLIDRYHATSRPRAAAARTRIEQLTPREREVLALLSRGDTNADIATGLGMRESTVKAHVSRILTTLDVANRVQAALLARDAGLTA; encoded by the coding sequence ATGATCCGCGTCATGATCGTCGATGACGATGCCCTGGTCCGTCTCGGTCTGACCGACCTCCTCCACGGCGACGACGGCATCGAGGTCGCCGCCCAGGCATCCGACGGCGTGCATGCGGTCGAACTGGCCAGGGCCCACCGCGTCGATGTCGCTCTGGTCGACGTCCGCATGCCACGCATGGACGGCATCGCCGCCACCACCCGTCTCCGTGCCCTCCCCCACCCCCCGAAGGTGATCACGCTGACCACCTTCGACCTCGACGAGTACGTCTACAACGCGCTCGCCGCCGGAGCCGACGCCTTCCTGCTCAAGGACACCGACCCGGCCGAGATCCTGCGCGCCGTCCACCTCGTCGCCGCCGGCTCGGCCATGCTTCACCCTGCCGCGGCCCGCCGCCTCATCGACCGCTATCACGCGACCAGCCGGCCCCGAGCGGCCGCCGCACGTACCCGGATCGAGCAGCTCACGCCCCGCGAACGCGAGGTGCTGGCGCTGCTCAGCAGGGGCGACACCAACGCCGACATCGCCACCGGCCTCGGAATGCGCGAGAGCACCGTCAAGGCCCACGTCAGCCGCATCCTCACCACGCTGGACGTCGCCAACCGCGTCCAGGCGGCACTGCTTGCGCGCGACGCGGGCCTCACCGCCTGA